One Papaver somniferum cultivar HN1 chromosome 10, ASM357369v1, whole genome shotgun sequence genomic window carries:
- the LOC113317056 gene encoding uncharacterized protein LOC113317056 yields the protein MASSTPILSPPSATSKSLYFSTNPSSKLISTNFPSQPISVNTSRPLTKLNVSSSSAANKPTLKTPSSKPNDQESIFFDGGAHYGDLLANLILGFTLFWLPLTLAAVSRALFLRYRFTDLRVTVISGLTGQDRSDFSYKVIKDVKVVPRFIGEWGDIIITLKDGTIVDLRSVPKFREISKYVLSMAGKTAVPDVQEAGAKGF from the coding sequence ATGGCTTCTTCGACTCCCATTCTTTCACCTCCTTCTGCAACTTCAAAATCTCTTTACTTCTCGACCAATCCTTCATCCAAACTTATCTCTACTAACTTTCCTTCACAACCCATCTCTGTAAATACTAGTAGACCTTTGACAAAACTCAATgtatcttcttcatcagcagcaaacAAACCCACACTCAAAACCCCATCATCAAAACCCAATGATcaggaatcaatatttttcgatgGTGGAGCTCATTACGGCGATTTATTAGCTAATCTGATCCTGGGTTTTACTCTGTTTTGGTTGCCATTAACTTTAGCAGCAGTATCTAGAGCTCTCTTTCTCAGATACAGATTCACAGATTTGAGAGTTACTGTGATATCTGGTTTAACAGGACAAGACAGAAGTGATTTCTCATATAAGGTTATTAAAGATGTTAAAGTTGTACCTCGGTTCATTGGTGAATGGGGAGATATTATCATTACATTAAAAGATGGAACAATTGTAGACCTCAGAAGTGTACCAAAATTTAGAGAAATTTCTAAATATGTTCTCTCCATGGCTGGGAAAACTGCAGTTCCTGATGTACAAGAAGCTGGAGCAAAAGGGTTTTAA